Proteins encoded within one genomic window of Amorphoplanes friuliensis DSM 7358:
- a CDS encoding Uma2 family endonuclease, with protein MAIGTNSLVRWTAPDGPWTEPDLHLFPQDGHRYEIVDGSLHVTPPLDGPHETVVRALVTVLRGAAPDGWWVCARLGIESGTSNLIPDVTVLRPHSSGAIWADPADVALVVEVETATSRRFDRLLKPTLYADAGIETYWRIEPDPEPVLHTYALGPDGYVHEKTMQGADLVKVDAPFPVRVSPSAWL; from the coding sequence GTGGCGATCGGTACGAACTCCCTGGTGCGCTGGACCGCCCCGGACGGACCGTGGACCGAACCGGACCTGCATCTCTTCCCGCAGGACGGCCACCGTTACGAGATCGTCGACGGCAGCCTGCACGTCACACCGCCCCTGGACGGCCCGCACGAGACGGTTGTCCGTGCGCTGGTCACCGTGCTGCGTGGTGCCGCACCGGACGGCTGGTGGGTCTGCGCGCGGCTCGGCATCGAGTCCGGCACCAGCAACCTCATCCCGGACGTGACGGTGCTGCGGCCGCATTCGTCCGGCGCCATCTGGGCCGACCCCGCCGACGTGGCCCTGGTCGTCGAGGTGGAGACGGCCACGAGCCGCCGTTTCGACCGGCTGCTCAAGCCCACCCTGTACGCCGACGCGGGCATCGAGACGTACTGGCGGATCGAACCGGACCCGGAGCCGGTGCTGCACACGTACGCGCTGGGCCCGGATGGTTATGTCCACGAGAAAACGATGCAGGGCGCCGACCTGGTGAAGGTCGACGCCCCGTTCCCGGTCCGGGTTTCCCCGTCCGCGTGGCTCTAG
- the pepN gene encoding aminopeptidase N: protein MEESEVAGVRNLTQVEAAERARLLEVTGYDIALDLTDGHGGPGSGTFRSTTEVTFRSTEPGATTFIEVAAASVRSATLNGTPVDLSGWSAEKGLALSGLAAENTLVVDADYAYSASGQGLQRTEDPVDKEIYLYSQFETADAQRVYAAFDQPDLKSVFTWHVTVPEHWKVVSNMPERESVPAGTGAKTVHFDTSPRMSTYITAVCAGPYYEIRDSHDGIDLGVFCRASMAQYLDPDDLFLITKQGFDFFHEQFGVRYPLPKYDQLWVPDFNAGAMENFGCVTHAEAHYIFRSQVTDYEYEQRANTILHELAHMWFGDLVTMRWWNDLWLNESFAEWASHWCNTTATRFTDAWSTFLSVRKAWGYRQDQLSSTHPVYCEMPDLEAVEVNFDGITYAKGASVIKQLVAYVGLDSFLAGLRAYFQRHAWGNATFDDLLTELETASGRELRKFAAQWLETSQVNTLRPVVTIGADGTYESVVVRQEAPAAYPTLRTHRIGVGLYDLDGDRLVRRDLLEIDVSGEQTEIPALAGVRAADVLLVNDDDLTYAKLRLDERSMATVVQHIDGFESSLPRALVWAAAWDQLRDAELAARDYIALVRTGLPEERDINLTTATLRQAATTLTMYADPAWAPTGWAQLAETARDALAAAEPGSGFQLAWARAFINAARGDDNLAVLRGWLDNTGIPAGLTIDTELRWSILEALAAKGAATDEEIEQELATDRTASGEREAAFARALLPTADNKARVWAQLTSDDKLPNWLSRSLLQGFQTSTQVELTAEYAPKFFEVVDAVWARSDSEPAQEFAMLAYPAYQVSEETVALTDAWLAAEGHSPSLRRLVAEGRDGVLRALKARAKDAAAA from the coding sequence ATGGAGGAGAGTGAAGTGGCCGGAGTTCGTAACCTGACCCAGGTCGAGGCCGCCGAGCGGGCCCGCCTGCTCGAGGTGACGGGGTACGACATCGCCCTGGACCTGACCGACGGCCACGGCGGGCCCGGCTCGGGGACGTTCCGCTCGACGACCGAGGTCACCTTCCGCAGCACCGAGCCCGGCGCGACCACGTTCATCGAGGTCGCCGCGGCGAGCGTCCGGTCCGCGACGCTCAACGGCACGCCCGTCGACCTGTCCGGCTGGTCGGCCGAGAAGGGTCTGGCGCTGAGCGGGCTGGCGGCGGAGAACACCCTGGTCGTCGACGCCGACTACGCGTACTCCGCGAGCGGGCAGGGCCTGCAGCGCACCGAGGACCCGGTCGACAAGGAGATCTACCTCTACAGCCAGTTCGAGACGGCGGACGCCCAGCGGGTCTACGCGGCTTTCGACCAGCCCGACCTCAAGAGCGTGTTCACCTGGCACGTCACGGTGCCGGAGCACTGGAAGGTCGTCTCGAACATGCCGGAGCGGGAGTCCGTCCCGGCCGGCACGGGCGCCAAGACCGTGCACTTCGACACGTCGCCGCGCATGAGCACCTACATCACCGCGGTGTGCGCCGGCCCGTACTACGAGATCCGTGACAGCCACGACGGCATCGACCTGGGCGTCTTCTGCCGCGCCTCGATGGCGCAGTACCTGGACCCGGACGACCTGTTCCTGATCACCAAGCAGGGCTTCGACTTCTTCCACGAGCAGTTCGGCGTGCGCTACCCGCTGCCGAAGTACGACCAGCTGTGGGTGCCCGACTTCAACGCCGGCGCGATGGAGAACTTCGGCTGTGTCACGCACGCCGAGGCGCACTACATCTTCCGCTCGCAGGTCACCGACTACGAGTACGAGCAGCGCGCCAACACGATCCTCCACGAGCTGGCCCACATGTGGTTCGGCGACCTGGTCACGATGCGCTGGTGGAACGACCTGTGGCTGAACGAGTCGTTCGCCGAGTGGGCGAGCCACTGGTGCAACACCACCGCCACCCGCTTCACCGACGCGTGGTCGACGTTTCTCTCGGTCCGCAAGGCGTGGGGTTACCGCCAGGACCAGCTCTCGTCGACGCACCCGGTCTACTGCGAGATGCCCGACCTGGAGGCTGTCGAGGTCAACTTCGACGGCATCACGTACGCCAAGGGTGCGAGTGTCATCAAGCAGCTGGTGGCGTACGTCGGGCTGGACTCGTTCCTCGCCGGGCTGCGGGCGTACTTCCAGCGGCACGCGTGGGGTAACGCCACGTTCGACGACCTGCTGACCGAGCTGGAGACCGCCTCGGGCCGTGAGCTGCGCAAGTTCGCCGCGCAGTGGCTGGAGACGTCGCAGGTCAACACGCTGCGCCCGGTGGTCACGATCGGCGCCGACGGCACGTACGAGAGTGTGGTCGTGCGGCAGGAAGCGCCGGCGGCCTACCCGACGCTGCGCACCCACCGGATCGGCGTGGGCCTCTACGACCTCGACGGTGACCGTCTCGTGCGGCGCGACCTGCTCGAGATCGACGTGAGCGGCGAGCAGACGGAGATCCCCGCGCTGGCCGGTGTCCGCGCCGCGGACGTGCTCCTGGTCAACGACGACGACCTGACGTACGCCAAGCTGCGCCTCGACGAGCGTTCGATGGCAACTGTCGTGCAGCACATCGACGGCTTCGAGTCGTCGCTGCCGCGGGCGCTGGTCTGGGCCGCTGCCTGGGACCAGCTCCGCGACGCCGAGCTGGCCGCCCGCGACTACATCGCGCTGGTCCGTACCGGTCTGCCCGAGGAACGCGACATCAACCTGACCACGGCGACGCTGCGTCAGGCAGCCACGACCCTCACGATGTACGCCGACCCGGCGTGGGCGCCGACCGGCTGGGCGCAGCTGGCCGAGACCGCCCGGGACGCGCTGGCCGCGGCCGAGCCGGGCAGCGGCTTCCAGCTGGCCTGGGCGCGCGCCTTCATCAACGCCGCCCGCGGCGACGACAACCTGGCGGTCCTGCGCGGCTGGCTCGACAACACCGGCATCCCCGCGGGGCTGACGATCGACACCGAGCTGCGCTGGTCGATCCTCGAGGCGCTGGCCGCGAAGGGCGCGGCGACCGACGAGGAGATCGAGCAGGAGCTCGCGACGGACCGGACGGCCAGCGGCGAGCGTGAGGCCGCGTTCGCCCGGGCGCTGCTCCCGACCGCCGACAACAAGGCCCGTGTCTGGGCGCAGCTGACCAGCGACGACAAGCTGCCGAACTGGCTCAGCCGCTCGCTGCTCCAGGGCTTCCAGACGTCGACGCAGGTGGAGTTGACCGCGGAGTACGCCCCGAAGTTCTTCGAGGTCGTCGACGCCGTCTGGGCCCGTTCCGACAGCGAGCCGGCGCAGGAGTTCGCGATGCTGGCGTACCCCGCGTACCAGGTGAGTGAGGAGACGGTTGCGCTGACCGACGCCTGGCTCGCCGCCGAGGGGCACTCGCCGTCGCTGCGGCGCCTCGTCGCCGAGGGCCGTGACGGTGTGCTGCGGGCGTTGAAGGCCCGGGCGAAGGACGCCGCCGCCGCTTGA
- a CDS encoding DsbA family protein, translating to MSERAAVDMWFDPICPWAWMTSRWLLDVEKVRPVDVTFNVMSLSVLNAGRDLPDEYKELMTKGWGPVRVCIAAAESAGPQVLRDLYTALGTRIHLQKYELDSKLYTEALTEVGLDPALADAAGSDAWDDALTASHNAGMKPVGTDVGTPVIHAPGPVEGEKIAFFGPVMTPAPKGEAAGKLWDGVVLVAGTPGFYELKRTRDVGPIFE from the coding sequence ATGAGTGAACGCGCTGCGGTCGACATGTGGTTCGACCCGATCTGTCCCTGGGCCTGGATGACTTCCCGCTGGCTGCTCGACGTGGAGAAGGTCCGTCCCGTCGATGTCACGTTCAACGTGATGAGTCTCTCGGTCCTCAACGCGGGCCGGGACCTGCCGGACGAGTACAAGGAACTGATGACCAAGGGCTGGGGTCCGGTCCGGGTCTGCATCGCCGCCGCCGAGTCCGCCGGCCCGCAGGTCCTCCGCGACCTCTACACCGCCCTCGGCACCCGCATCCACCTGCAGAAGTACGAGCTGGACAGCAAGCTCTACACCGAGGCGCTGACCGAGGTCGGCCTCGACCCCGCCCTGGCCGACGCGGCCGGCAGCGACGCCTGGGACGACGCTCTGACGGCCAGCCACAACGCCGGCATGAAGCCCGTCGGCACCGACGTCGGCACGCCGGTCATCCACGCGCCGGGCCCGGTCGAGGGCGAGAAGATCGCCTTCTTCGGCCCGGTCATGACCCCGGCCCCCAAGGGCGAAGCGGCGGGCAAGCTCTGGGACGGCGTCGTTCTCGTCGCCGGTACGCCCGGCTTCTACGAACTCAAGCGCACCCGCGACGTAGGACCGATTTTCGAGTAG
- a CDS encoding DUF1015 family protein, giving the protein MTVVHPISRAWITTGGTGAQNYDEFADDAEITAIIAANPHSALAIEMPHRAPDSVGKAFLDCLPDAAARLAEAKAAGGYSPASDVVVLYRITAPGEPAAYGLWSMVDTDQISTSADEPGLVIRNEDVFIAKVRERVALAEALQTLLSPVLLLQTGKGDELHAALAAATDAAGAPAATDTDQSGRTHAIWVIPAGPLQDELTALAGGGELVVADGNHRSLAAQTGGLPRFLAVVTTPASVAIQPYNRLISELPAADFVERLTAAGARVEELPRPAAVPAKGTIELYAGGRSFSVVLPSAEGAGAVDNLDHALVERILLGDVLGLDPGDKRISYVGGDYPAEWLRGEVDAGRAELAVLIAPVTVDDFVAVNLARQKLPRKSTWFTPKARGGLVLAQLD; this is encoded by the coding sequence ATGACGGTCGTGCACCCGATCAGCCGGGCCTGGATCACCACTGGCGGCACCGGCGCGCAGAATTACGACGAGTTCGCCGACGACGCGGAGATCACCGCGATCATCGCCGCGAACCCGCACAGCGCGCTGGCCATCGAGATGCCCCACCGGGCGCCGGATTCCGTGGGGAAGGCGTTCCTGGACTGCCTTCCCGACGCCGCCGCGCGCCTCGCGGAGGCGAAGGCCGCGGGCGGTTATTCGCCGGCCTCCGACGTGGTGGTCCTCTACCGGATCACCGCCCCGGGCGAGCCCGCCGCCTACGGCCTGTGGTCGATGGTCGACACCGACCAGATCTCCACCAGCGCCGACGAGCCGGGTCTGGTGATCCGCAACGAGGACGTGTTCATCGCCAAGGTGCGCGAGCGGGTCGCGCTGGCCGAGGCCCTGCAGACGCTGCTCTCGCCCGTGCTGCTGCTGCAGACCGGCAAGGGTGACGAGCTGCACGCGGCGCTCGCCGCGGCCACGGACGCCGCCGGTGCGCCGGCCGCGACCGACACCGATCAGAGCGGCCGCACGCACGCCATCTGGGTGATTCCGGCCGGCCCGCTGCAGGACGAGCTGACCGCGCTCGCCGGTGGCGGCGAGCTGGTCGTCGCCGACGGCAACCACCGCAGCCTGGCCGCGCAGACCGGCGGGCTGCCGCGCTTCCTGGCCGTCGTGACGACCCCGGCCTCGGTCGCGATCCAGCCCTACAACCGCCTGATCAGCGAGCTCCCGGCCGCCGACTTCGTCGAGCGTCTCACCGCGGCCGGCGCGCGGGTCGAGGAGCTGCCGCGCCCCGCGGCCGTCCCCGCCAAGGGCACCATCGAGCTGTACGCGGGAGGCCGCTCGTTCTCGGTCGTCCTCCCGTCGGCCGAGGGCGCCGGTGCGGTGGACAACCTCGATCACGCCCTGGTCGAGCGGATCCTGCTCGGTGACGTGCTGGGGCTCGACCCGGGTGACAAGCGCATCTCGTACGTCGGCGGCGACTATCCGGCGGAGTGGCTGCGTGGTGAGGTCGACGCGGGCCGGGCCGAGCTCGCCGTGCTGATCGCCCCGGTGACGGTCGACGACTTCGTCGCGGTGAACCTCGCCCGGCAGAAGCTGCCCCGCAAGAGCACGTGGTTCACGCCGAAGGCCCGCGGCGGCCTCGTGCTGGCCCAGCTCGACTGA
- a CDS encoding alpha/beta hydrolase, producing MLHPQVEASLAVRRRPPAEVLEADPYEQLVFARQAMEDAVEAECGPAIPLPVVVDVDAGGVPCRLYAGRVGAPVFVYLHGGGWCYGSIETVDRLCRRIADRSGCAVLSVGYRLAPEHVFPAALDDVETVLSWIRKEGAGLGVDPSRLAIGGDSAGGQLATVAARRQRDAVTPLDFQVLIYPAIDPMTASESYDEVGAYGLDRASMRLAWETFVPAVAQRFSPDVAPLAVEDLAGMPPALVLTAEYDVLRDEGADYADALVAAGVQVVHVRYAGVNHGFARKLALFDAARAAADQIAVSLRAALTF from the coding sequence ATGCTGCACCCCCAGGTGGAGGCGTCGCTGGCCGTCCGGCGGCGCCCACCCGCGGAGGTTCTCGAGGCGGACCCCTACGAGCAGCTCGTCTTCGCCCGTCAGGCGATGGAGGATGCCGTCGAGGCCGAGTGCGGCCCGGCGATCCCGCTGCCCGTGGTGGTCGACGTGGACGCCGGCGGTGTGCCCTGCCGGCTCTACGCGGGCCGTGTCGGCGCCCCCGTCTTTGTCTACCTGCACGGCGGCGGCTGGTGTTACGGCAGCATCGAGACGGTCGACCGGCTCTGCCGGCGCATCGCGGACCGTTCCGGCTGCGCCGTGCTGTCGGTCGGGTACCGCCTGGCGCCGGAACACGTCTTCCCGGCCGCTCTGGACGACGTGGAGACGGTGCTGTCCTGGATCCGCAAGGAAGGCGCCGGTCTGGGCGTCGACCCCTCACGGCTGGCGATCGGCGGTGACAGCGCGGGCGGGCAGCTCGCCACGGTTGCCGCGCGGCGCCAGCGGGACGCGGTCACCCCGCTCGACTTCCAGGTCCTGATCTACCCGGCGATCGACCCGATGACCGCCTCCGAGTCCTACGACGAGGTCGGCGCGTACGGCCTGGACCGCGCGTCGATGCGGCTGGCCTGGGAGACGTTCGTGCCTGCGGTCGCGCAGCGCTTCAGCCCCGACGTGGCGCCCCTGGCGGTCGAGGACCTCGCGGGCATGCCACCGGCGCTGGTGCTCACCGCCGAGTACGACGTCCTGCGTGACGAGGGCGCCGACTATGCCGACGCGCTGGTCGCGGCCGGTGTGCAGGTCGTCCACGTGCGCTACGCGGGGGTCAATCACGGCTTCGCGCGCAAGCTGGCCCTCTTCGACGCCGCCCGGGCGGCCGCGGATCAGATCGCAGTGAGTCTGCGGGCCGCGCTGACGTTCTGA
- a CDS encoding ribose-5-phosphate isomerase, with protein sequence MRVYLGSDHAGFELKTHLVNHLAKQGYDVVDVGPHVYDPEDDYPAFCLNTGAKVVADPGSLGIVIGGSGNGEQIAANKIAGVRSALAWKVEIAQLARQHNDANVLSIGGRQHTLDEATAMAEAFLTTSFSGNERHARRIAQLSEYEKTRELPVLPAS encoded by the coding sequence ATGCGCGTCTACCTGGGTTCCGACCACGCCGGCTTCGAGCTGAAAACGCACCTCGTCAACCACCTGGCCAAGCAGGGGTACGACGTCGTCGACGTGGGACCGCACGTCTACGACCCCGAGGACGACTACCCGGCCTTCTGCCTGAACACCGGCGCGAAGGTGGTCGCCGATCCGGGCAGCCTGGGCATCGTCATCGGCGGCTCCGGCAACGGCGAGCAGATCGCCGCCAACAAGATCGCCGGGGTGCGCTCGGCGCTCGCCTGGAAGGTCGAGATCGCCCAGCTCGCCCGTCAGCACAACGACGCGAACGTGCTCTCCATCGGCGGCCGCCAGCACACGCTGGACGAGGCGACCGCGATGGCCGAGGCGTTCCTGACGACGTCGTTCTCGGGCAACGAGCGGCACGCCCGCCGCATCGCCCAGCTCTCGGAGTACGAGAAGACCCGCGAGCTGCCGGTGCTCCCGGCGAGCTGA
- a CDS encoding GNAT family N-acetyltransferase encodes MDDSTIPLRAGDADDWATVSELLGNAFHEAVDEKSREVEGSVVEAERTLVAEDNGEIVGHAGAYTRELTVPGAIVPAAHVSLVGVVPTHKRRGLLTRMMHRQLREIAAAGREPVAVLWASETKIYPRFGYGHAAQRLRMAISTREVRPPAALDPASGARLRLVKPADAMAELAKVYEQLRPDRTGWSSRDDRWWRYVLADLESHRDGATALHGVVHDTPGGPTGYALWRVKAQWDRFGPNAEMEIREVVAADPATYAALWNFLLTTDLARTAQVHFAAVDEPLQYLVDEPRRLGSVLADGLWVRIVDLPKALTAREYATPVDVVLDVTDAILPANTGRWRLTAGPDGTATCTPTDDPADLACTVLELGSAYLGATSLAALGAAGTVRELTPGALRRASTAFGWHRAPNPTEVF; translated from the coding sequence ATGGACGACTCCACGATCCCCCTCCGGGCAGGCGACGCCGACGACTGGGCCACCGTCTCCGAGCTGCTCGGCAACGCCTTCCACGAGGCTGTCGACGAGAAGTCGCGGGAGGTGGAGGGTTCCGTCGTCGAGGCCGAGCGCACGCTCGTCGCCGAGGACAACGGCGAGATCGTCGGGCATGCGGGCGCGTACACGAGGGAGTTGACCGTGCCCGGCGCCATCGTGCCGGCCGCCCATGTGTCACTGGTCGGGGTTGTCCCCACGCACAAACGGCGAGGTCTGCTGACCCGGATGATGCACCGCCAGCTGCGGGAGATCGCGGCCGCGGGCCGCGAACCCGTCGCCGTCCTCTGGGCCAGCGAGACCAAGATCTATCCCCGGTTCGGCTACGGACATGCCGCGCAGCGTCTCCGCATGGCGATCTCCACCCGAGAGGTACGCCCACCCGCCGCACTCGATCCCGCCTCCGGTGCCCGGCTGCGGCTGGTCAAGCCGGCGGACGCGATGGCGGAGCTCGCCAAGGTCTACGAGCAGCTCCGGCCGGACCGCACCGGCTGGTCGAGCCGCGACGACCGCTGGTGGCGTTATGTGCTCGCCGACCTGGAGTCGCACCGTGACGGTGCCACCGCCCTGCACGGTGTGGTGCACGACACCCCCGGAGGCCCGACCGGGTACGCCCTCTGGCGCGTCAAGGCGCAGTGGGACCGCTTCGGGCCGAACGCCGAGATGGAGATCCGCGAGGTGGTGGCGGCCGACCCGGCGACGTACGCCGCCCTGTGGAACTTCCTGCTCACGACGGATCTGGCCCGGACGGCGCAGGTGCACTTCGCCGCGGTCGACGAGCCGCTGCAATATCTGGTCGACGAGCCCCGCCGCCTCGGCAGTGTCCTGGCCGACGGCCTGTGGGTCCGCATCGTCGACCTGCCGAAGGCACTGACCGCCCGCGAGTACGCCACCCCGGTCGACGTGGTCCTCGACGTCACCGACGCGATTCTCCCCGCGAACACCGGCCGCTGGCGGCTGACCGCGGGCCCGGACGGCACCGCCACCTGTACGCCCACCGACGACCCCGCCGACCTGGCCTGCACGGTCCTGGAGCTGGGGTCGGCCTACCTCGGCGCGACGTCACTGGCGGCTCTCGGCGCGGCGGGCACGGTCCGTGAGCTGACACCCGGCGCGCTGCGGCGAGCCTCGACGGCCTTCGGCTGGCACCGGGCGCCGAATCCGACCGAGGTGTTCTGA
- a CDS encoding SDR family oxidoreductase: MDQYTAQDPRSQHPGPALRGGDQTHPGKTNKMPDRPDHGEETYRGSGRLTGKRAVITGGDSGIGRAVAIAYAREGADVLLSYLPEEEDDALDTAQLIEKAGRTAVRVPGDIRDRAQCEEIIRRAVDDLGGLDILVNNAAFQMAQPGGITDITDEQFDRVMKTNLYAMFWLCRAAVPHLRPGATIINTASIQAYQSSSALLDYATTKGGIVAFTKALAEDLAEQGIRVNAVAPGPIWTPLIPATMTDEKVEKFGSDTPLGRAGQPSELAPAYVYFASQESSYTTGEVLGVTGGKPVS, encoded by the coding sequence ATGGACCAATACACCGCTCAGGACCCCCGCAGCCAGCATCCCGGACCTGCGCTGCGGGGAGGAGACCAGACCCATCCCGGCAAGACGAACAAGATGCCCGACCGTCCCGATCACGGCGAGGAGACGTACCGGGGCTCCGGCCGGCTGACCGGCAAGCGTGCCGTGATCACCGGTGGCGACTCGGGCATCGGCCGGGCCGTGGCCATCGCGTACGCCCGGGAAGGCGCGGACGTCCTGCTGTCGTACCTGCCCGAGGAGGAGGACGACGCCCTCGACACCGCGCAGCTGATCGAGAAGGCGGGACGGACCGCTGTGCGCGTACCGGGTGACATCCGCGACCGGGCGCAGTGCGAGGAGATCATCCGCCGGGCGGTCGACGACCTCGGCGGGCTCGACATCCTGGTGAACAACGCGGCGTTCCAGATGGCGCAGCCCGGCGGGATCACCGACATCACCGACGAGCAGTTCGACCGCGTCATGAAGACCAATCTGTACGCGATGTTCTGGCTCTGCCGTGCCGCGGTGCCGCACCTGCGCCCGGGCGCCACGATCATCAACACCGCGTCGATCCAGGCGTACCAGTCGTCGAGCGCGCTGCTCGATTACGCGACCACCAAGGGCGGCATCGTCGCGTTCACCAAGGCGCTGGCCGAGGATCTCGCCGAGCAGGGCATCCGGGTCAACGCGGTCGCACCCGGCCCGATCTGGACGCCGCTGATCCCCGCGACGATGACCGACGAGAAGGTGGAGAAGTTCGGCTCCGACACCCCGCTCGGCCGCGCCGGGCAGCCGTCCGAGCTGGCGCCGGCGTACGTCTATTTTGCGAGCCAGGAGTCCAGTTACACGACCGGTGAGGTGCTCGGCGTGACGGGCGGCAAACCGGTCAGCTGA
- a CDS encoding CAP domain-containing protein: MRRPVLIVGGMAVVTVVAGIAVAASASAGTTTYEAEASVNSLAGGAHAVDCGRCSGGKRITGIGAEGVLTITGVVAEKDGPTRLAVTYTGERARTAQISVNGAVPTAIRFPGTRGTNRPATLRLTATLKSGDNNLTFGNSVGPAPDIDKVVITTDGTPPTTAPTATASGEPGATATVTPTGTAPPTLPTSPPATSPAPTSPAPTTPSASPTTKPPATTEPPTDTPTKPPATSPAPTTPPATPPTGNAALEAEVVRIVNVERAKANCPALTADDKLTTAARGHSADMAARNYFSHTTPEGVEFATRITNAGYRWSGAGENIAKGQRTPADVMTSWMNSAGHKANILNCGFKNIGVGVAADAQGSLVWTQDFASPR; the protein is encoded by the coding sequence ATGCGCAGACCTGTCCTCATCGTCGGCGGCATGGCCGTCGTCACCGTGGTCGCCGGCATCGCCGTCGCGGCCAGCGCCAGTGCCGGTACGACCACTTACGAAGCCGAAGCCTCGGTCAACAGCCTCGCCGGTGGCGCGCACGCCGTCGACTGCGGGCGCTGTTCCGGCGGCAAGCGGATCACCGGTATCGGCGCCGAGGGCGTACTCACGATCACCGGTGTCGTGGCCGAGAAGGACGGGCCCACCCGGCTCGCGGTGACGTACACCGGCGAGCGGGCGCGGACCGCTCAGATCAGCGTGAACGGCGCCGTGCCCACGGCGATCCGTTTCCCGGGCACCCGCGGCACCAACCGCCCGGCGACCCTGCGGCTGACGGCCACGCTGAAGTCCGGCGACAACAACCTGACCTTCGGCAACTCGGTCGGACCGGCCCCGGACATCGACAAGGTGGTCATCACCACCGACGGCACGCCGCCCACCACGGCACCGACCGCGACGGCCTCGGGTGAGCCCGGCGCGACCGCCACGGTGACGCCGACCGGCACAGCTCCGCCGACGCTGCCGACCTCGCCGCCCGCGACGTCGCCGGCACCGACCAGCCCGGCTCCGACAACACCGTCGGCGAGCCCGACGACCAAGCCTCCGGCGACCACCGAGCCGCCGACCGACACGCCGACCAAGCCGCCGGCGACCAGTCCGGCACCCACCACACCGCCGGCCACCCCGCCGACCGGCAACGCGGCCCTCGAGGCCGAGGTCGTCCGGATCGTCAACGTCGAGCGGGCCAAGGCGAACTGCCCGGCGCTGACCGCGGACGACAAGCTGACCACGGCTGCCCGCGGCCACTCGGCGGACATGGCGGCACGCAACTACTTCAGCCACACCACCCCCGAGGGCGTGGAGTTCGCGACCCGGATCACCAACGCCGGGTACCGCTGGTCCGGTGCGGGCGAGAACATCGCCAAGGGTCAGCGGACACCGGCCGACGTGATGACGAGCTGGATGAACAGCGCCGGCCACAAGGCCAACATCCTCAACTGCGGCTTCAAGAACATCGGCGTCGGTGTGGCCGCGGACGCTCAGGGCTCGCTGGTCTGGACCCAGGACTTCGCCAGCCCCCGGTAG
- a CDS encoding LapA family protein — MAYPSENRPFTAPQDDAPPPLPPELAGTLAGLEGAGEAPPRRPDSRVPRTRTSAVWFGVWAGAVALILLIIFVAQNTGNVRLSFLWMDGQIPLALAMLIAGVCGAFVAMAVASVRIIQLRRLVRRR, encoded by the coding sequence ATGGCGTACCCATCCGAGAACCGTCCGTTCACCGCCCCCCAGGACGATGCGCCGCCACCGCTGCCGCCCGAGCTCGCCGGGACCCTCGCCGGTCTGGAGGGCGCCGGTGAAGCTCCGCCGCGACGTCCGGACAGCCGGGTCCCGCGTACGCGGACGAGTGCGGTGTGGTTCGGGGTGTGGGCCGGTGCGGTCGCGCTGATCCTGCTGATCATCTTCGTCGCGCAGAACACCGGGAACGTCCGGCTCAGCTTCCTCTGGATGGACGGTCAGATCCCGCTGGCCCTGGCCATGCTGATCGCCGGCGTGTGCGGAGCGTTCGTCGCCATGGCGGTCGCCTCGGTCCGGATCATCCAGCTGCGGCGCCTGGTCCGCCGCCGCTGA
- a CDS encoding helix-turn-helix domain-containing protein produces the protein MLSHTALLDTPDLRIATVRCSGPPRWGPEEEVGVSSVVLVRRGVFTRRADGRVVVADALQGYLQRPGEVQQVAHPAGGDTCTSIRVTPETADRLAWAGPLHVPPAADLAHRRLLAAAGSTPADLLDLASDLIGRLLPAPRSHPAVGEARAALNADPGARLDDLAELAGCSRWHLSRTFHQVTGLTINAYRLRLRVRRALDQLGQSSSLAALAADTGFADQPHLTRAVRRELGLPPGAVRALLAEPLGTTKAQVV, from the coding sequence ATGCTGTCGCACACGGCGCTGCTCGACACCCCGGACCTGCGGATCGCCACCGTCCGCTGCTCCGGCCCGCCCCGCTGGGGCCCCGAGGAGGAGGTCGGCGTCAGCTCGGTGGTCCTGGTCCGGCGCGGAGTCTTCACCCGCCGCGCCGACGGCCGCGTGGTCGTCGCCGACGCCCTGCAGGGATATCTCCAGCGCCCCGGCGAGGTCCAGCAGGTCGCCCACCCGGCCGGCGGCGACACCTGTACGAGCATCAGGGTCACTCCCGAGACCGCCGACCGCCTCGCGTGGGCCGGTCCGCTGCACGTGCCGCCCGCAGCCGACCTGGCGCACCGCCGCCTGCTCGCCGCCGCCGGCTCCACGCCGGCCGATCTGCTCGACCTCGCGTCCGACCTGATCGGCCGACTGCTGCCGGCGCCCCGCTCGCACCCCGCCGTCGGGGAGGCCCGTGCCGCCCTCAACGCCGACCCCGGTGCCCGCCTGGACGACCTCGCGGAGCTGGCCGGCTGCTCCCGCTGGCACCTCTCGCGGACGTTCCACCAGGTCACGGGTCTGACCATCAACGCGTACAGGCTGCGGCTGCGGGTGCGCCGCGCCTTGGATCAGCTGGGTCAGTCCTCGTCGCTGGCCGCCCTGGCCGCGGACACCGGCTTCGCCGACCAGCCCCACCTGACCCGCGCCGTCCGCCGGGAGCTGGGCCTGCCACCCGGCGCCGTCCGCGCCCTGCTCGCCGAGCCCCTGGGAACGACGAAGGCCCAGGTCGTCTGA